Proteins encoded within one genomic window of Humulus lupulus chromosome 1, drHumLupu1.1, whole genome shotgun sequence:
- the LOC133777584 gene encoding transcriptional regulator SUPERMAN-like, translated as MERPNLSISNMIKDKWKNNSLDFSSEYYQCHEISSWAVKSYTCSFCKRQFKSAQALGGHMNVHRRERARLRLLPPTPAPEQQCSNPNPKPNPNPSPNNLSSLSPSSPSASSSAKFLKPPYDYKPSPQYSLHSSYTTSSATYKHTKPTLHCPQNNYVPMNPHHHHHHIRDQRSITSSSTRPVLHQAHEDDDHLLRFEQKDDYLKTLMNTEKIVRLDLELGLLKGHHQKEDVDLELRLGY; from the coding sequence ATGGAGAGACCCAACTTGAGCATTAGCAATATGATCAAAGACAAATGGAAGAACAATAGTCTTGACTTCAGTTCTGAGTACTATCAGTGTCATGAAATTTCATCATGGGCTGTAAAGAGCTATACATGTAGCTTTTGCAAAAGACAATTTAAGTCTGCTCAAGCTCTTGGGGGTCATATGAATGTTCATAGAAGAGAGAGAGCTAGGTTGAGACTCTTACCCCCTACCCCTGCACCAGAACAGCAATGTTCAAACCCTAATCCTAAACCTAACCCTAACCCTAGCCCTAATAATCTGTCTTCACTATCACCTTCTTCACCGAGTGCTTCATCATCAGCAAAGTTCTTAAAACCACCCTATGattacaaaccgtcgcctcaatATTCCTTGCACTCATCATATACTACTTCTTCTGCTACTTACAAGCATACGAAACCAACACTCCACTGCCCTCAAAACAACTATGTTCCTATGaatcctcatcatcatcatcatcacatcAGGGATCAAAGGAGTATTACTAGCTCAAGCACGAGACCTGTTCTTCATCAGGCCCATGAAGATGATGATCACTTGCTACGTTTTGAACAAAAAGATGACTACTTGAAGACTTTGATGAATACAGAAAAAATTGTTAGGTTAGACTTGGAGTTGGGTTTGCTCAAAGGTCATCATCAAAAGGAGGATGTGGATTTGGAGCTTCGTCTTGGGTACTAG